A single genomic interval of Salmo trutta chromosome 13, fSalTru1.1, whole genome shotgun sequence harbors:
- the LOC115205254 gene encoding uncharacterized protein LOC115205254 isoform X3: MYLLHFSIAIILGFVWYLFDRGQVAAQIVLCLLFWQSTPNVLIKTRRESGTQTDDVVEEDLFQETTDHLGCDVTDTTSTKAETSQERQFPHVKRSLQQVFECAYAQLVLPWYSVPEPCDSQLLHQVLWREFDQVIDQVISKGKDFDVCAASVGCIRILTQHLHNAKQSHRKPLFRSRGEEVEVLRVFSEVLVRNLLPQSLWGLAVSHCALNEIVALKALDLLVRWLSDPDNLNQLVVSQLDGATRKSSVEELCESHSDRASPVSLESQASGAMQEETEDAQTSDSKSKKKANKLKEGWSKFLDKMRLKKAKREKMKKREQALVVTAMSIQGRPSNENEGSSRNQQDSDSEDSDLESYWNSVQEDMMEFKLSYELWRVGHWAVSVPCVERENEELCFTVHLEERDNPENLHWNVRKTQTDIIHFRNLWQDSATLPSLYMLEESTEVNINEDFKEARKSIKLFLQELVSDVLVGHTQPVFQFLCPLEKLLVEEDHVWGLFSGLAYFLTPGQEEDEMLLSFLLRELLPGFTMTCEATECDDVGVDVPS; the protein is encoded by the exons ATGTACCTGTTGCACTTCTCTATTGCCATCATTCTTGGGTTTGTGTGGTATTTATTTGACCGCGGACAAGTAGCGGCTCAAATTgttttatgtttactattttgGCAATCAACCCCAAATGTTTTAATAAAGACCAGACGGGAAAGCGGCACTCAGACAGACGATGTGGTTGAAGAAGATTTATTCCAG GAAACCACTGACCATTTAGGTTGTGATGTGACTGATACAACAAGCACTAAAGCTGAAACATCACAGGAGAGACAGTTTCCCCATGTGAAGAGGTCTCTTCAGCAAG TGTTTGAGTGTGCCTACGCCCAGCTAGTCCTCCCCTGGTACAGCGTCCCTGAGCCCTGTGACAGTCAGCTCCTGCACCAGGTGCTGTGGAGGGAGTTTGACCAAGTCATCGATCAAGTCATCAGCAAAGGCAAAGACTTTGACGTCTGTGCTGCAAGTGTGGGCTGCATTCGCATCCTGACCCAGCACCTCCATAATGCCAAACAGTCTCATAG aaaacCATTGTTCCGctctagaggagaggaggttgaAGTTCTCCGAGTGTTCTCTGAAGTACTGGTGCGAAACCTTTTACCCCAGTCCCTATGGGGACTGGCAGTCAGCCACTGTGCCTTAAATGAGATAGTTGCCTTAAAAG CACTGGACCTGCTGGTGCGGTGGCTCTCAGACCCTGACAACCTCAACCAGCTGGTGGTGAGTCAGCTGGATGGAGCGACCCGTAAGAGCTCTGTGGAGGAGCTGTGTGAGTCCCACTCTGACAGGGCCTCTCCCGTCTCCCTGGAGAGCCAGGCCAGTGGAGC GATGCAGGAAGAAACAGAGGATGCTCAAACCAGTGACAGCAAGTCCAAAAAGAAAG CCAACAAATTGAAGGAAGGCTGGTCTAAATTCCTTGACAAGATGAGATTGAAGAAGGCTAAAAGGGAGAAGATGAAGAAAAGGGAGCAGGCGCTGGTTGTCACGGCCATGTCTATCCAGGGTCGTCCATCAAACGAAAATGAAGGGAGTAGCCGGAACCAGCAGGACTCTGACAGC GAGGACAGTGATCTGGAGAGCTACTGGAACAGTGTACAAGAGGATATGATGGAATTCAAGCTGTCGTATGAGCTGTGGCGGGTTGGCCACTGGGCTGTCAGCGTCCCTTGT GTGGAGAGGGAAAACGAGGAACTGTGTTTTACAGTTCACCTGGAGGAGAGGGACAACCCTGAAAATCTTCACTGGAACGTGAGGAAGACCCAAACAGACATCATCCACTTCCGCAACCTATGGCAG gaCTCTGCTACTTTACCCTCCCTATACATGTTAGAGGAGAGCACTGAGGTGAACATCAATGAGGATTTCAAAGAAGCCAGGAAGTCCATCAAGCTCTTCTTACAG GAGCTGGTGTCTGATGTTCTAGTGGGCCACACTCAGCCAGTATTTCAGTTTCTGTGTCCTCTGGAAAAGCTGCTGGTTGAAGAGGATCATGTGTGGGGCCTCTTCAGTGGCCTGGCCTACTTCCTGACTCCGGGCCAAGAGGAAGATGAG
- the LOC115205254 gene encoding uncharacterized protein LOC115205254 isoform X5 encodes MYLLHFSIAIILGFVWYLFDRGQVAAQIVLCLLFWQSTPNVLIKTRRESGTQTDDVVEEDLFQETTDHLGCDVTDTTSTKAETSQERQFPHVKRSLQQVFECAYAQLVLPWYSVPEPCDSQLLHQVLWREFDQVIDQVISKGKDFDVCAASVGCIRILTQHLHNAKQSHRKPLFRSRGEEVEVLRVFSEVLVRNLLPQSLWGLAVSHCALNEIVALKALDLLVRWLSDPDNLNQLVVSQLDGATRKSSVEELCESHSDRASPVSLESQASGAMQEETEDAQTSDSKSKKKANKLKEGWSKFLDKMRLKKAKREKMKKREQALVVTAMSIQGRPSNENEGSSRNQQDSDSEDSDLESYWNSVQEDMMEFKLSYELWRVGHWAVSVPCVERENEELCFTVHLEERDNPENLHWNVRKTQTDIIHFRNLWQDSATLPSLYMLEESTEVNINEDFKEARKSIKLFLQELVSDVLVGHTQPVFQFLCPLEKLLVEEDHVWGLFSGLAYFLTPGQEEDEAIPSF; translated from the exons ATGTACCTGTTGCACTTCTCTATTGCCATCATTCTTGGGTTTGTGTGGTATTTATTTGACCGCGGACAAGTAGCGGCTCAAATTgttttatgtttactattttgGCAATCAACCCCAAATGTTTTAATAAAGACCAGACGGGAAAGCGGCACTCAGACAGACGATGTGGTTGAAGAAGATTTATTCCAG GAAACCACTGACCATTTAGGTTGTGATGTGACTGATACAACAAGCACTAAAGCTGAAACATCACAGGAGAGACAGTTTCCCCATGTGAAGAGGTCTCTTCAGCAAG TGTTTGAGTGTGCCTACGCCCAGCTAGTCCTCCCCTGGTACAGCGTCCCTGAGCCCTGTGACAGTCAGCTCCTGCACCAGGTGCTGTGGAGGGAGTTTGACCAAGTCATCGATCAAGTCATCAGCAAAGGCAAAGACTTTGACGTCTGTGCTGCAAGTGTGGGCTGCATTCGCATCCTGACCCAGCACCTCCATAATGCCAAACAGTCTCATAG aaaacCATTGTTCCGctctagaggagaggaggttgaAGTTCTCCGAGTGTTCTCTGAAGTACTGGTGCGAAACCTTTTACCCCAGTCCCTATGGGGACTGGCAGTCAGCCACTGTGCCTTAAATGAGATAGTTGCCTTAAAAG CACTGGACCTGCTGGTGCGGTGGCTCTCAGACCCTGACAACCTCAACCAGCTGGTGGTGAGTCAGCTGGATGGAGCGACCCGTAAGAGCTCTGTGGAGGAGCTGTGTGAGTCCCACTCTGACAGGGCCTCTCCCGTCTCCCTGGAGAGCCAGGCCAGTGGAGC GATGCAGGAAGAAACAGAGGATGCTCAAACCAGTGACAGCAAGTCCAAAAAGAAAG CCAACAAATTGAAGGAAGGCTGGTCTAAATTCCTTGACAAGATGAGATTGAAGAAGGCTAAAAGGGAGAAGATGAAGAAAAGGGAGCAGGCGCTGGTTGTCACGGCCATGTCTATCCAGGGTCGTCCATCAAACGAAAATGAAGGGAGTAGCCGGAACCAGCAGGACTCTGACAGC GAGGACAGTGATCTGGAGAGCTACTGGAACAGTGTACAAGAGGATATGATGGAATTCAAGCTGTCGTATGAGCTGTGGCGGGTTGGCCACTGGGCTGTCAGCGTCCCTTGT GTGGAGAGGGAAAACGAGGAACTGTGTTTTACAGTTCACCTGGAGGAGAGGGACAACCCTGAAAATCTTCACTGGAACGTGAGGAAGACCCAAACAGACATCATCCACTTCCGCAACCTATGGCAG gaCTCTGCTACTTTACCCTCCCTATACATGTTAGAGGAGAGCACTGAGGTGAACATCAATGAGGATTTCAAAGAAGCCAGGAAGTCCATCAAGCTCTTCTTACAG GAGCTGGTGTCTGATGTTCTAGTGGGCCACACTCAGCCAGTATTTCAGTTTCTGTGTCCTCTGGAAAAGCTGCTGGTTGAAGAGGATCATGTGTGGGGCCTCTTCAGTGGCCTGGCCTACTTCCTGACTCCGGGCCAAGAGGAAGATGAG
- the LOC115205254 gene encoding uncharacterized protein LOC115205254 isoform X4, giving the protein MYLLHFSIAIILGFVWYLFDRGQVAAQIVLCLLFWQSTPNVLIKTRRESGTQTDDVVEEDLFQETTDHLGCDVTDTTSTKAETSQERQFPHVKRSLQQVFECAYAQLVLPWYSVPEPCDSQLLHQVLWREFDQVIDQVISKGKDFDVCAASVGCIRILTQHLHNAKQSHRKPLFRSRGEEVEVLRVFSEVLVRNLLPQSLWGLAVSHCALNEIVALKALDLLVRWLSDPDNLNQLVVSQLDGATRKSSVEELCESHSDRASPVSLESQASGAMQEETEDAQTSDSKSKKKANKLKEGWSKFLDKMRLKKAKREKMKKREQALVVTAMSIQGRPSNENEGSSRNQQDSDSEDSDLESYWNSVQEDMMEFKLSYELWRVGHWAVSVPCVERENEELCFTVHLEERDNPENLHWNVRKTQTDIIHFRNLWQDSATLPSLYMLEESTEVNINEDFKEARKSIKLFLQELVSDVLVGHTQPVFQFLCPLEKLLVEEDHVWGLFSGLAYFLTPGQEEDEMLLSFLLRELLPGEDALNVLP; this is encoded by the exons ATGTACCTGTTGCACTTCTCTATTGCCATCATTCTTGGGTTTGTGTGGTATTTATTTGACCGCGGACAAGTAGCGGCTCAAATTgttttatgtttactattttgGCAATCAACCCCAAATGTTTTAATAAAGACCAGACGGGAAAGCGGCACTCAGACAGACGATGTGGTTGAAGAAGATTTATTCCAG GAAACCACTGACCATTTAGGTTGTGATGTGACTGATACAACAAGCACTAAAGCTGAAACATCACAGGAGAGACAGTTTCCCCATGTGAAGAGGTCTCTTCAGCAAG TGTTTGAGTGTGCCTACGCCCAGCTAGTCCTCCCCTGGTACAGCGTCCCTGAGCCCTGTGACAGTCAGCTCCTGCACCAGGTGCTGTGGAGGGAGTTTGACCAAGTCATCGATCAAGTCATCAGCAAAGGCAAAGACTTTGACGTCTGTGCTGCAAGTGTGGGCTGCATTCGCATCCTGACCCAGCACCTCCATAATGCCAAACAGTCTCATAG aaaacCATTGTTCCGctctagaggagaggaggttgaAGTTCTCCGAGTGTTCTCTGAAGTACTGGTGCGAAACCTTTTACCCCAGTCCCTATGGGGACTGGCAGTCAGCCACTGTGCCTTAAATGAGATAGTTGCCTTAAAAG CACTGGACCTGCTGGTGCGGTGGCTCTCAGACCCTGACAACCTCAACCAGCTGGTGGTGAGTCAGCTGGATGGAGCGACCCGTAAGAGCTCTGTGGAGGAGCTGTGTGAGTCCCACTCTGACAGGGCCTCTCCCGTCTCCCTGGAGAGCCAGGCCAGTGGAGC GATGCAGGAAGAAACAGAGGATGCTCAAACCAGTGACAGCAAGTCCAAAAAGAAAG CCAACAAATTGAAGGAAGGCTGGTCTAAATTCCTTGACAAGATGAGATTGAAGAAGGCTAAAAGGGAGAAGATGAAGAAAAGGGAGCAGGCGCTGGTTGTCACGGCCATGTCTATCCAGGGTCGTCCATCAAACGAAAATGAAGGGAGTAGCCGGAACCAGCAGGACTCTGACAGC GAGGACAGTGATCTGGAGAGCTACTGGAACAGTGTACAAGAGGATATGATGGAATTCAAGCTGTCGTATGAGCTGTGGCGGGTTGGCCACTGGGCTGTCAGCGTCCCTTGT GTGGAGAGGGAAAACGAGGAACTGTGTTTTACAGTTCACCTGGAGGAGAGGGACAACCCTGAAAATCTTCACTGGAACGTGAGGAAGACCCAAACAGACATCATCCACTTCCGCAACCTATGGCAG gaCTCTGCTACTTTACCCTCCCTATACATGTTAGAGGAGAGCACTGAGGTGAACATCAATGAGGATTTCAAAGAAGCCAGGAAGTCCATCAAGCTCTTCTTACAG GAGCTGGTGTCTGATGTTCTAGTGGGCCACACTCAGCCAGTATTTCAGTTTCTGTGTCCTCTGGAAAAGCTGCTGGTTGAAGAGGATCATGTGTGGGGCCTCTTCAGTGGCCTGGCCTACTTCCTGACTCCGGGCCAAGAGGAAGATGAG
- the LOC115205255 gene encoding ADP/ATP translocase 2 — MNETVISFGKDFLAGGISAAISKTAVAPIERIKLLLQVQHASKQITVDKQYKGIMDCVVRIPKEQGFLSFWRGNLANVIRYFPTQALNFAFKDKYKQIFLDGVDKKQFWRYFAGNLASGGAAGATSLCFVYPLDFARTRLAADVGKAGAGREFNGLGDCLKKIYKADGLKGLYQGFSVSVQGIIIYRASYFGVYDTAKGMLPDPKNASILVSWAIAQSVTAVAGLTSYPFDTVRRRMMMQSGRKGGDIMYTGTIDCWKKIARDEGGKAFFKGAWSNVLRGMGGAFVLVLYDELKKVL, encoded by the exons ATGAATGAGACCGTCATCTCGTTCGGCAAGGACTTCTTGGCTGGTGGTATTTCCGCTGCCATCTCCAAAACAGCTGTAGCCCCTATTGAAAGAATCAAGCTGCTTCTTCAG GTGCAACATGCTAGCAAACAGATCACCGTTGACAAGCAGTACAAGGGCATCATGGATTGCGTCGTCCGTATCCCCAAGGAGCAGGGCTTCCTGTCATTCTGGAGAGGGAACTTGGCCAACGTCATCAGATACTTCCCCACCCAGGCCCTCAACTTTGCATTCAAGGACAAATACAAGCAAATCTTCCTGGATGGCGTGGACAAGAAACAGTTCTGGAGATACTTCGCTGGTAACCTGGCCTCTGGCGGTGCTGCTGGAGCCACCTCCCTGTGTTTTGTGTACCCCCTCGACTTTGCCAGAACCCGACTGGCTGCTGATGTCGGTAAGGCTGGTGCTGGGCGTGAGTTCAACGGCCTGGGTGACTGCTTGAAGAAGATCTACAAGGCTGACGGTCTGAAGGGCCTGTACCAGGGCTTCTCCGTGTCTGTCCAGGGCATCATCATCTACAGAGCTTCTTACTTCGGCGTCTATGACACAGCCAAGG GCATGCTGCCAGATCCAAAGAACGCAAGTATCCTTGTCAGCTGGGCCATCGCGCAGTCTGTGACTGCAGTCGCCGGTCTTACATCCTACCCCTTTGATACCGTCCGTCGTCGCATGATGATGCAGTCTGGGCGCAAAGGAG GTGACATCATGTACACTGGCACCATTGACTGCTGGAAGAAGATCGCGAGGGATGAGGGTGGCAAGGCCTTCTTCAAAGGAGCCTGGTCCAATGTTCTCCGAGGCATGGGTGGTGCCTTTGTGCTAGTTTTGTACGATGAGTTGAAGAAGGTCCTCTAA
- the LOC115205256 gene encoding solute carrier family 25 member 43 — translation MATVKPDDRLTSSQGFMCVGFSGVFSKTVTSPLELVKIKSQVGTFHCKKGFLHSFLVVYQNEGLRGFWKGNLVSCLRLFPYSAVHLATYKHIVHLHMDELGYISQWRAILAGGLAGVSAALATYPLEVAETRLIAQNCREPTYRGVVHTLSKIYQTEGLRTLYSGFSLTVLGAFPFSIGCYAVYVNLDKLWREPQFQFTPLQNFINGCLAAGIAQTFSYPFETVKRKMQAQNPRLPHYGGADVHFTGMLDCFRQVIRNKGILTLWSGITANMVKIVPYFGLLFSCFEMCKQVCLYRNGYIVSPLSYKLAPGVDQSMGPTEVEEVKRYLKNRSFQSQQGSRW, via the exons ATGGCAACAGTTAAACCAGATGACAGACTGACAAGTTCTCAGGGCTTTATGTGCGTTGGTTTTTCGGGAGTTTTCAGTAAAACTGTCACGTCGCCTCTGGAGTTGGTGAAAATCAAGAGTCAAGTAGGCACATTTCACTGTAAAAAAGGCTTTCTGCACAGCTTTCTTGTCGTCTACCAGAATGAAGGCCTACGAGGATTTTGGAAGGGAAACCTCGTCTCCTGTCTTCGCCTGTTTCCTTACAGCGCCGTCCATTTGGCAACATACAAACA TATCGTCCACCTCCACATGGATGAATTGGGCTACATCTCTCAGTGGAGGGCCATTTTGGCTGGTGGGCTAGCTGGTGTAAGTGCTGCACTGGCCACGTACCCTCTGGAGGTGGCAGAGACACGCCTCATAGCTCAGAACTGCAGAGAGCCCACATACAGGGGGGTGGTCCACACGCTCTCCAAGATATACCAGACCGAAGGCCTTCGAACACTCTACAGTGGATTCTCTCTCACAGTCCTAG GTGCGTTTCCCTTCTCCATTGGTTGCTATGCAGTCTACGTCAACTTGGATAAGCTGTGGCGGGAGCCCCAATTCCAGTTCACTCCACTACAGAACTTCATAAATGGCTGCTTAGCGGCAGGAATAGCTCAAACCTTCTCCTACCCCTTTGAAACTGTGAAAAGGAAAATGCAG GCCCAGAATCCTCGGCTCCCGCATTACGGTGGGGCCGATGTCCACTTCACTGGAATGCTGGACTGCTTCAGGCAGGTGATCAGAAACAAGGGCATCCTGACGCTGTGGAGTGGCATCACGGCCAACATGGTCAAG ATTGTCCCTTACTTTGGCCTTCTCTTCAGCTGCTTTGAGATGTGCAAGCAGGTCTGTCTGTACCGCAACGGGTACATTGTGTCTCCATTGAGCTATAAGTTGGCACCAGGAGTGGACCAGAGCATGGGTCCCACTGAGGTAGAAGAGGTGAAACGGTACCTGAAGAATAGGAGTTTTCAGTCACAGCAAGGAAGTCGCTGGTAA